The Pontibacter sp. SGAir0037 DNA segment CATCTCCATATTATTCCTGCTGGTCCTGCTCATTCTGGGCCAGTCGCTTTTGCACCAGCTCTAAAAGCGTGGTTGTATCGCAGTCTTCAAATATAAATTCATCGTAGCCCTGCTGCATCATTTCTGCTTTCATGTGCTGCGGGTCAGCAGCCAGTATAATAATCGGTTTTACATGATGTTGCTTTAATCTAGGTGCAAGCTCGTGTGTATACGTTGTTTCTGAAGCTGATATAACCACCACTTCTGCAGCTGCATGTATTAAGCTGTCAGAGGCTTCTGCTACTGCGTTATACTGTTGTAACTCTGTTTCAAAGCCGGCACAACTGAAAAACTCTTCTGCAAATGTGGCGTTTAGCTGCCTCTTTTCCGCGTGCCCGATTATGGCTACCACTGCTCTTGGTCTGCGCTTACGTTTGCGGAGATGCAGTTCAGTGGCCATCCGCATTACCTCTGTTGGGTAAGCAGCCCGTGTGGTATCAAAATCGGCCCGCTGGATCAGTTCTTCCGGATCAAAATCCACCTTCTCCTTTGGATTAGGGTATTTATTGGTTCCTACCAGAATTTCTCGCCCTGTGGCAATGTTTGCAAACTTTTTACGACTAACATTTGTGATAGCGCCAAGTATAAAGCCATTCTGATAAGCAGCTTCGAAACCACCCTGCGCTTCCACCTCTTTAAATAAATCCCAGGAATGAACAGCCAGTTGGTTTGTGAGTGACTCGAGGTAGTATGAACCGGCGGCAGGGTCGATGGCTTTATCCAGGTAAGCTTCTTCTTTTAAAATAGTAGACACGTTTCGGGCGATGCGTTCTGAAAACTCATCTGACCTACGAAAGGTGTTGTCGAAGGGAGTAACCGAAAGAGAATCGCAGCCTGCCAGTATGGCAGCCATTGCTTCGGTTGTTACGCGCAGCATATTTACATAAGGATCGAGGGTGGTTTCGAACCAGGAGGAAGTTGTGCTGTGAATACGTATAGCTCCGGCTAACGCTTTCTCTACTCCGTAAGCTTCTGCTACAGCCGCCCATAGTAGTCGAAGCACCCGTAACTTTACAATTTCAAAGAAATAATTTGTGCCGGAGGCCATATAAAACTGCATGTTCCGGAAGGTTGCTTCTAAGGGAACTCCAGCCTCTGTTAATTTATCTATGTAGGTAACAGCGGCATTTAGCGTAAAGGCTATTTCCTGTGTAAAGGAAGCACCTATACTGCTGAAGTTGCTGCCATAGACGGCAAGGCTGTAAAAATCTCGGCTATCCTGTGTTTGCTGCACCATGCTCACGGCTGTTTCTTTTTCTTCTTCTGATAAACAACCCTTTGAGGTTAACGGGTCGTAGTAAACCCCTCCTCTTACTGTATCCGGAGTTATATGTTTCTGCTCCAGTTGCGCATACAGGCGTTTGATAAAGGGGGCAGGTGTGTCTTTCAGCCTGAAGTGCACCACGTGCTTACTCAGATCAAGAGTATCTGCCAGGTAAGCTATATCAAAAAGCGTATCATTGCCCAATACAAAGCATATACCGTCTGCGCCTCTTTGCAGCGCATCGGCAGCCTTGTCTATAGCCGGTTTGCCATTACCCTCTACCTTTATCTGTTGAATATTTAACCAGTTATTCTGGCCAGACCTGGTGCCGCGCATAAACGGAAACTGCCCTGGCTGCTGCTGCATGAGCGGAAGTTGCTGTACATCTTCCTGGGTGAAGAAAGGTTTTATTGTAATGCCATCATAAGTGCGCAAAAAGAGGCTTTCAAGTGCTGTATCACGTAAATCTTTTCGCGCTCTCTCTTCCCAATCTGCTGCGGTGGCAGGGGTAAATTCAGTGAATAGCTTCTGCTCGTGGGTCATTATGCTTTGTTCTGATTTTGCTGTAAAGATAGGATTTTATGCTTTACAAATTTACCTGTACGGGAAGCAGCTTGTTTGTGGTATAGTAATCGTATGGCTGCAGCCTGTAATTGTAAAATTGGCATGTCTCAAACTGCTTTCTTACCTGAAATTGGTTAGCTTTATAGTTTGCTAATCTAACTTAATCTAACAAATATGAAGTTTAACGCTACTATACTTAAACGAACGCTGCCGCTTTGCCTTGGCCTCGGTATATGGGCAGGACCAGCTTTTTCTCAAAACAGCAAGTTGGTGGCCAGGGCCAATGCACAGGCCGACCAGCTGGAAAAGAAAGTAATTGAATGGCGACGCGACTTTCACCAATATCCTGAATTAGGTAACCGGGAAGTTAAAACAGCCGAGAAAATTGCTGCGCACCTTAAGAAGCTTGGAATTGAAGTAGAAACCGGAGTGGCTCATACAGGTGTAGTGGGTGTGCTTAAGGGAGGAAAGCCGGGACCTGTGGTCGCCCTTCGTGCTGATATTGATGGCTTACCGGTTGCGGAAAGGGTTGATCTGCCATTCGCTTCGAAAGAGCGTACCACCTATAACGGCCAGGAAGTGGGCGTAATGCATGCCTGTGGCCACGATACGCATATAGCTATGCTGTTAGGCGCAGCAGAAATTCTGACAGGTATGAGAAGCGAACTGCCGGGCACAGTAAAGTTTCTTTTTCAGCCGGCTGAAGAAGGTGCTCCTCAAGGCGAAG contains these protein-coding regions:
- a CDS encoding methylmalonyl-CoA mutase family protein encodes the protein MTHEQKLFTEFTPATAADWEERARKDLRDTALESLFLRTYDGITIKPFFTQEDVQQLPLMQQQPGQFPFMRGTRSGQNNWLNIQQIKVEGNGKPAIDKAADALQRGADGICFVLGNDTLFDIAYLADTLDLSKHVVHFRLKDTPAPFIKRLYAQLEQKHITPDTVRGGVYYDPLTSKGCLSEEEKETAVSMVQQTQDSRDFYSLAVYGSNFSSIGASFTQEIAFTLNAAVTYIDKLTEAGVPLEATFRNMQFYMASGTNYFFEIVKLRVLRLLWAAVAEAYGVEKALAGAIRIHSTTSSWFETTLDPYVNMLRVTTEAMAAILAGCDSLSVTPFDNTFRRSDEFSERIARNVSTILKEEAYLDKAIDPAAGSYYLESLTNQLAVHSWDLFKEVEAQGGFEAAYQNGFILGAITNVSRKKFANIATGREILVGTNKYPNPKEKVDFDPEELIQRADFDTTRAAYPTEVMRMATELHLRKRKRRPRAVVAIIGHAEKRQLNATFAEEFFSCAGFETELQQYNAVAEASDSLIHAAAEVVVISASETTYTHELAPRLKQHHVKPIIILAADPQHMKAEMMQQGYDEFIFEDCDTTTLLELVQKRLAQNEQDQQE